From one Chanodichthys erythropterus isolate Z2021 chromosome 3, ASM2448905v1, whole genome shotgun sequence genomic stretch:
- the LOC137007363 gene encoding zinc finger protein 260-like, whose product MAFKTEEKSEDIKMEFIKDETEDMKMEIKKEEESEDIKMVFIKEEESEDIKIEFIKEETEDIKIDETFRVKHEETEEQTDLMALKEASHELNEREEEKEHYNLMSEEKSTKVSLQKGAQKTGTKSYFTCQQCGKSFSRKGNLKDHMMIHTGEKPYTCTLCGNGFKREQSLRQHMIIHSGKSPFTCKLCGKSFIRNVNLIVHMRIHTGEKPYACQQCGKSFSQKGNLKGHMTTHTGEKPQALIHYFLISK is encoded by the exons ATGGCGTTTAAAACAGAGGAGAAGAGTGAAGAtataaagatggagtttattaaagatgagactgaagacatgaagatggAGATTAAAAAagaggaggagagtgaagatataaagatggtgtttattaaagaggaggagagtgaagacataaagattgagtttattaaagaggagactgaagacatAAAGATTGATGAAACTTTCAGAGTGAAAcatgaagaaactgaggaacaaacag ACCTGATGGCATTGAAAGAAGCGAGTCATGAACTTAATGAAAGGGAAGAAGAGAAAGAACATTATAATTTAATGAGTGAAGAAAAATCAACAAAGGTTTCCTTACAAAAAGGAGCTCAAAAGACAGGAACTAAAAGttatttcacctgccaacagtgtggaaagagtttcagtcgaaAAGGTAACCTTAAGGACCACATGatgattcacactggagaaaagccttacacctgcactTTGTGTGGGAATGGCTTCAAACGGGAGCAAAGCCTCAGGCAACACATGATAATTCACTCTGGAAAGAGCCCATTCACCTGCAaactgtgtggaaagagtttcattagaaatgtaaaccttatagtccacatgagaattcacactggagaaaagccttatgcctgccaacagtgtggaaagagtttcagtcaaaaaggaaaccttaaaggTCATATGAcaactcacactggagaaaagcctcaagctttgattcattattttctaatatcaaaataa